Proteins encoded by one window of Ralstonia sp. RRA:
- a CDS encoding sigma-54-dependent transcriptional regulator: protein MKTDRWAYETLDIFVWEGRYDIADRVARFMAPFGAEVIRAGGIDFQPAEPRAKPSIAIISASVVESGGFTVLDWQAAQGMPVIWVAADTQHDSSRFPPEYTYVLGPDFGATELRAQISKVLPSMSSAQDQAPDQSDLVAASPAMHGLLEQVDTFADCDSNVMLYGETGAGKERIARLLHDKNRMYGKGPFVAVNCGAIPDGLFESQFFGHAKGAFTGAMYAHRGYFEQANGGTLFLDELGDLPLYQQVKLLRVLEDSECTRLGSTVPVKLDFRLVAATNKNLREMVARGQFRADLYFRLAVIELRIPSLEQRGADDKVALLLSFLRHLLGEKTYESMPPVPEWVRASVGRAYFAGNVRELRNLAERLGITLRQFGRWDEARILPLFAGLQRDAFERETNGGNGGNGGNSHDRGSGSDEERRRILAALDANNWRRQDTAATLGISRKVLWEKMRKYQIADGEAELREME, encoded by the coding sequence ATGAAAACCGATCGCTGGGCGTACGAAACGCTTGATATCTTTGTCTGGGAAGGTCGTTACGACATTGCCGATCGTGTGGCGCGCTTCATGGCGCCGTTTGGTGCGGAGGTGATCCGCGCAGGCGGTATCGACTTCCAGCCGGCTGAGCCGCGCGCCAAGCCTAGCATCGCCATCATCAGCGCGTCGGTGGTGGAAAGCGGCGGCTTTACCGTGCTGGATTGGCAAGCCGCGCAGGGCATGCCGGTGATCTGGGTGGCGGCGGATACGCAGCACGATTCGAGCCGCTTCCCACCCGAATACACCTACGTACTTGGGCCGGATTTTGGCGCCACCGAGCTGCGCGCACAGATCAGCAAGGTCTTGCCGTCGATGTCGTCGGCGCAGGATCAGGCGCCCGACCAGAGCGATCTCGTGGCGGCATCGCCGGCCATGCACGGGCTGCTGGAGCAGGTCGACACTTTTGCCGACTGCGACAGCAACGTCATGCTCTACGGTGAGACCGGCGCCGGCAAGGAGCGCATCGCCCGCCTGCTGCACGACAAGAACCGTATGTATGGCAAGGGCCCGTTCGTGGCGGTCAATTGCGGCGCCATTCCCGATGGACTGTTCGAATCGCAGTTCTTTGGCCACGCCAAGGGCGCATTCACGGGGGCCATGTATGCGCACCGTGGGTATTTCGAGCAGGCCAACGGCGGCACGCTGTTCCTCGATGAACTGGGCGACCTGCCGCTGTATCAGCAGGTGAAGCTGCTGCGTGTGCTGGAAGACAGCGAATGCACGCGGCTAGGCTCGACCGTGCCCGTCAAGCTGGATTTCCGCCTGGTGGCGGCCACCAACAAGAATCTGCGGGAGATGGTTGCCAGGGGCCAGTTCCGGGCAGACCTGTACTTCCGTCTGGCCGTGATCGAGTTGCGGATCCCCAGCCTGGAGCAGCGCGGCGCAGACGACAAGGTGGCTCTGTTGCTGTCTTTCCTGCGGCATTTGCTGGGCGAAAAGACCTACGAGAGCATGCCACCGGTGCCGGAGTGGGTGAGGGCATCGGTCGGCCGTGCGTACTTTGCCGGCAATGTGCGTGAGTTGCGCAACCTGGCTGAACGTCTCGGTATCACCCTGCGCCAGTTCGGTCGCTGGGACGAGGCTCGCATCCTGCCCTTGTTTGCCGGCCTCCAGCGCGATGCCTTCGAGCGCGAGACCAACGGCGGCAACGGTGGCAATGGCGGCAACAGCCATGACCGCGGCAGTGGCAGCGATGAGGAACGCCGCCGCATCCTGGCCGCGCTGGACGCCAACAACTGGCGCCGCCAGGACACCGCCGCCACCCTGGGCATCAGCCGCAAGGTGTTGTGGGAAAAGATGCGGAAATACCAGATCGCCGACGGCGAAGCCGAGTTGCGTGAGATGGAGTGA
- a CDS encoding DUF2968 domain-containing protein — MTTTKQSGKASQQAFQRGLAIAAAVAVMAGGTACTSAVAQSPAVAPTAIAPIAAAAPVPALTATVGQTTATAATSTPAASNSIARAESPVSNGAGNSTVLDLQRRMQAHELSELRTTYNGAYGASLLFAQSDLTYYVTLFQQKDLWRVIKTTNEAAAERLYSDFAKQTRTMADLELQRIRLEAQKERSERQIAAQEEKLRGLKTDLDIQRQQQAQAQERQKVARSEADTLDVERRAARARVDELQRQIRALEAQVNAPFNASQRNR; from the coding sequence ATGACAACAACAAAACAGTCAGGGAAAGCGTCGCAACAGGCGTTTCAGAGGGGATTGGCCATCGCGGCCGCGGTGGCAGTCATGGCGGGCGGTACCGCCTGCACATCTGCCGTGGCGCAGAGCCCGGCTGTAGCACCCACCGCCATCGCACCGATTGCCGCAGCCGCGCCGGTGCCGGCACTGACCGCCACCGTTGGCCAGACCACCGCAACGGCTGCCACCAGCACGCCTGCAGCCAGCAACAGCATCGCCCGTGCCGAGAGCCCAGTCAGCAATGGGGCTGGCAACAGCACCGTGCTGGATCTGCAGCGTCGCATGCAGGCCCACGAATTGTCGGAGCTGCGCACGACCTACAACGGCGCCTACGGCGCCAGCCTGCTGTTTGCCCAGAGCGACCTGACGTATTACGTGACGCTGTTCCAGCAGAAGGACCTCTGGCGCGTCATCAAGACCACCAACGAGGCGGCTGCAGAGCGCCTCTACAGCGATTTCGCCAAGCAAACGCGCACGATGGCCGATCTGGAGCTGCAGCGCATTCGCCTGGAAGCCCAGAAGGAGCGCTCCGAGCGCCAGATTGCAGCGCAGGAAGAAAAGCTGCGCGGCCTGAAGACTGACCTGGACATCCAGCGCCAACAGCAGGCCCAGGCGCAAGAGCGCCAGAAGGTTGCCCGCTCCGAAGCCGATACGCTGGATGTGGAGCGCCGCGCCGCCCGCGCCCGCGTGGACGAACTGCAGCGCCAGATCCGCGCGCTGGAAGCGCAGGTCAACGCGCCGTTCAACGCGTCGCAGCGCAATCGCTGA
- a CDS encoding TadG family pilus assembly protein: MSIDIGNLFYTQRALQRSADLAAMAAVQRLDLSNAAQQSVLQNGLTVDGTNVTLTVVPGVWDASAGTAPTYFAAQAAVDGNTNAAQVTITKKVPYFFLVGNRQLQASAIAKNTSIVSFSLGSGLASVNNGLLNQLLGYLLHTNLNIDAVSYQGLATTNIRLGDLAVALGAGSMQQLLALSPNLGTFFNAVISVASQSGLAGVSVGGSGASNALSFGNDLNLPINIGDGGASSPGLLSVLALAGNEQAALDATVNVLDLLTTAAQIANSKSAVNVAPVTLNLLNLGAVTLSLKIIEPPVIAVGPPGQFLSGPNAGQWKTQARTAQVRLGLDVNANLLLAGLDLPIGLQVAGAQAHAKSTSCTVPRKNSTATISAQPQPVSLCIAAGAATAVNGAMNCAAASPAPLVDLGLLGAVTIKANVSPTANSNWSDETIAASQIGLNPQTDTSGNSPPRVATQSVFGSILNSNLNQLQLNATLPLVGTIPLGDAGKLVLAPVLAFVGLTLDTVLTPLLEVLGIQLGYADIKLLSLDCDSVELVF; the protein is encoded by the coding sequence GTGTCGATCGACATTGGCAATCTGTTCTATACGCAGCGCGCGCTGCAGCGTTCCGCTGATCTTGCGGCAATGGCAGCGGTGCAGCGGCTGGATTTGTCCAATGCAGCGCAACAATCGGTGTTGCAGAACGGTCTGACCGTCGACGGCACCAACGTCACGCTGACGGTCGTGCCGGGGGTGTGGGATGCCAGCGCCGGTACGGCACCGACGTATTTCGCCGCGCAAGCCGCCGTGGACGGCAACACCAATGCAGCACAAGTGACGATCACCAAGAAGGTGCCGTACTTCTTCCTCGTCGGAAATCGGCAGTTGCAGGCCTCGGCAATCGCAAAGAACACGTCCATCGTGTCGTTCTCACTCGGCTCTGGGCTGGCGTCCGTCAACAATGGATTGCTGAACCAGTTGCTCGGGTATTTGCTGCACACCAACCTCAATATCGACGCCGTCTCGTATCAGGGGCTGGCGACCACCAACATCCGGCTGGGGGATCTCGCCGTGGCGCTCGGCGCGGGGTCCATGCAGCAGTTGCTGGCGCTGTCGCCCAATCTGGGGACGTTCTTCAATGCGGTCATCTCCGTTGCGTCGCAATCGGGGCTAGCCGGCGTATCTGTGGGCGGATCTGGCGCCAGTAACGCGCTGTCGTTTGGCAACGACTTGAATTTGCCCATCAACATTGGCGATGGCGGCGCCAGTTCTCCTGGGCTGCTCTCGGTGCTTGCGCTTGCTGGCAACGAGCAGGCTGCACTCGATGCCACGGTCAATGTGCTGGACTTGCTGACAACCGCTGCGCAGATTGCCAACAGCAAATCGGCGGTGAACGTGGCGCCCGTCACGTTGAACCTTCTCAACCTGGGGGCTGTGACGCTGTCGCTGAAAATCATCGAGCCCCCGGTTATTGCTGTTGGGCCACCGGGGCAATTCCTCTCGGGGCCAAACGCGGGGCAGTGGAAGACGCAGGCGCGCACGGCCCAAGTGCGGTTGGGGTTGGACGTGAACGCCAATCTGCTCCTCGCAGGCCTTGATTTGCCGATCGGTCTACAGGTGGCGGGTGCACAGGCACATGCAAAATCGACCAGTTGTACAGTCCCTCGCAAGAATTCGACTGCCACCATCTCAGCCCAACCTCAGCCTGTGTCGTTATGCATCGCAGCGGGCGCGGCTACCGCAGTGAATGGCGCAATGAACTGCGCAGCAGCATCGCCTGCGCCTTTGGTGGACTTGGGCCTTTTGGGAGCAGTAACTATCAAAGCCAACGTATCGCCCACCGCCAATTCCAACTGGAGCGACGAAACCATTGCCGCATCCCAGATCGGATTGAATCCTCAAACGGATACGAGCGGTAACTCTCCACCGCGCGTCGCGACGCAATCTGTCTTCGGCTCTATCTTGAACAGCAATCTGAATCAACTTCAGTTGAACGCCACACTCCCGCTTGTGGGAACCATTCCGCTGGGGGATGCCGGCAAGCTCGTCCTTGCGCCCGTGTTGGCCTTTGTCGGGTTGACCCTCGACACTGTTCTCACTCCTTTGCTCGAAGTCCTCGGCATCCAACTCGGCTACGCCGACATCAAACTCCTTTCGCTCGACTGCGATTCCGTCGAGCTGGTTTTCTGA